The proteins below come from a single Oncorhynchus gorbuscha isolate QuinsamMale2020 ecotype Even-year unplaced genomic scaffold, OgorEven_v1.0 Un_scaffold_855, whole genome shotgun sequence genomic window:
- the LOC124020558 gene encoding neurofilament heavy polypeptide-like produces MCILPVGLPSHESSQVACVERLSTVKSPGTPKSPSTPKSPSTPKSPGTPKSPGTPKSPSTPKSPSTPKSPGTPKNPGTPKSPSTPKSPGTPKSPGTPKSPGTPKSPSTPKSHSTPKSPSTPKSPSTPKSPGTPKSPSTPKSPGTPKSPSTPKSPGTPKSPSTPGWKPLGYMMILTHSKKQRSNASQC; encoded by the coding sequence atgtgcattttaccagtaggcctaCCGTCTCACGAGTCATCTCAAGTAGCCTGTGTGGAAAGGCTTAGTACCGTCAAGAGTCCTGGTACCCCCAAGAGTCCTAGTACCCCCAAGAGTCCTAGTACCCCCAAGAGTCCTGGTACCCCCAAGAGTCCTGGTACCCCCAAGAGTCCTAGTACCCCCAAGAGTCCTAGTACCCCCAAGAGTCCTGGTACCCCCAAGAATCCTGGTACCCCCAAGAGTCCTAGTACCCCCAAGAGTCCTGGTACCCCCAAGAGTCCTGGTACCCCCAAGAGTCCTGGTACCCCCAAGAGTCCTAGTACCCCCAAGAGTCATAGTACCCCTAAGAGTCCTAGTACCCCCAAGAGTCCTAGTACCCCCAAGAGTCCTGGTACCCCCAAGAGTCCTAGTACCCCCAAGAGTCCTGGTACCCCCAAGAGTCCTAGTACCCCCAAGAGTCCTGGTACCCCCAAGAGTCCTAGTACCCCCGGTTGGAAACCACTTGGTTACATGATGATCTTGACACACTCCAAAAAGCAGCGGTCtaatgcatctcagtgctaa